In the Nitrospirota bacterium genome, one interval contains:
- the pyk gene encoding pyruvate kinase yields MKLPANKTKIVCTIGPASESEEVMVQLVRAGMNIARLNFSYGDFDRHKKVIENLRSAAQSTGRRIAIMADLPGPKMRIGRLNKEPVELLPGDMFTLTAKEMIGDKGKASVTFIRLSQVVRPGDTLFLNDGIIQLEVRKIQGDDVVCTTLVGGELRSHKGINLPGIELGISAFTDRDHECLKFAIEQGVDAVSQSFVESGADITAVRNAAESLGRNIFIIAKIERANALNHIDEILQEADGIMIARGDLGVEIPIEQIALFQKQLMNKANLSGKPAITATQMLESMIENKRPTRAEATDVANAILDGTDCVMLSGESAMGKYPVEAVSMLARIAEAVEPHRTVYHVREALRTISRHEKVSLTDLIALSVESTLERILPAAVFVPTRSGATARSITRFRLPVWIIAVSSQEATCQRLQFSYGVYPINESTHPDHWNSFIKEWLRSHDVKGKLAVLTEGPSSKRPDANNRMEIIDLTR; encoded by the coding sequence ATGAAATTACCGGCAAATAAGACAAAAATTGTCTGCACTATTGGCCCTGCCTCTGAATCCGAGGAGGTTATGGTACAGCTGGTTCGCGCAGGCATGAACATCGCCCGGCTGAACTTCTCCTATGGAGATTTCGACAGACATAAAAAAGTTATAGAAAACCTCCGCTCAGCAGCACAGTCAACGGGGAGACGGATTGCGATCATGGCTGACCTCCCCGGACCCAAAATGCGTATCGGACGCCTGAACAAAGAGCCGGTTGAATTGTTGCCGGGAGACATGTTTACGCTTACGGCGAAGGAAATGATCGGAGACAAGGGAAAGGCCTCGGTCACCTTTATACGTCTTTCGCAGGTTGTCAGGCCCGGAGATACCCTTTTCCTGAACGACGGCATAATCCAGCTTGAGGTACGCAAAATTCAGGGTGATGATGTTGTGTGTACAACACTTGTCGGCGGAGAGCTGCGCTCCCATAAGGGGATCAACCTTCCGGGCATTGAGCTTGGCATCAGCGCATTCACCGACCGTGACCATGAATGCCTGAAATTTGCGATTGAACAGGGAGTAGATGCGGTCAGCCAGTCATTCGTCGAGTCAGGAGCGGACATTACTGCTGTCCGCAATGCGGCAGAATCACTCGGCCGCAACATATTCATCATTGCAAAGATTGAACGGGCAAACGCTCTGAACCATATCGACGAAATCCTTCAGGAAGCCGACGGGATAATGATCGCAAGGGGAGACCTCGGGGTCGAGATACCCATTGAACAGATCGCCCTCTTTCAGAAGCAGCTGATGAATAAAGCTAACCTGTCCGGGAAACCGGCGATTACCGCAACACAGATGCTTGAGTCAATGATCGAAAACAAACGTCCTACCCGGGCTGAGGCAACCGATGTCGCCAACGCCATCCTTGACGGAACTGACTGTGTCATGCTGTCCGGAGAATCTGCAATGGGGAAATACCCTGTTGAGGCAGTCTCGATGCTCGCCAGAATCGCTGAAGCTGTCGAACCACACCGGACGGTGTATCATGTCAGAGAAGCCCTGAGAACCATCAGCCGGCATGAAAAGGTCAGTCTGACAGACCTGATTGCCCTGAGTGTCGAGTCAACACTGGAACGGATTCTTCCGGCAGCGGTGTTCGTTCCCACCCGCAGCGGAGCCACAGCAAGGAGCATCACAAGGTTCAGGCTCCCCGTATGGATCATTGCTGTCAGCTCGCAGGAAGCAACGTGCCAGCGTCTCCAGTTCTCATACGGGGTTTACCCCATCAATGAATCTACCCACCCCGATCACTGGAATTCTTTTATAAAAGAATGGCTGCGTTCACATGACGTAAAGGGGAAACTCGCGGTGCTCACCGAAGGGCCGTCTTCGAAACGGCCTGATGCAAACAACCGCATGGAAATCATTGACCTGACCCGTTAG
- a CDS encoding MerR family transcriptional regulator, with protein sequence MGKKEKLKKELTGEEKKNMPLYSIGVVASIIGITEQTLRLYEKHDLIKPARRKKNRFYSENDIKWLQCMRDLLHIKKISLEGIKKLLNYAPCWEITDCPEERRGKCSAFVDKTKPCWELNRMICNRESGKMCGECIVFLSKSAKK encoded by the coding sequence ATGGGAAAAAAGGAAAAGCTCAAAAAGGAATTAACCGGGGAAGAGAAAAAGAATATGCCCCTTTATTCTATCGGGGTGGTTGCCAGTATTATCGGGATTACGGAACAGACGCTCAGGCTATACGAAAAACATGATCTGATAAAACCTGCAAGGAGAAAAAAGAACAGGTTCTATTCAGAAAATGACATCAAATGGCTCCAGTGCATGAGAGACCTTCTGCATATAAAGAAAATCAGCCTGGAGGGTATTAAAAAACTGCTTAATTATGCACCTTGCTGGGAGATTACCGATTGTCCCGAGGAACGAAGGGGCAAATGCTCTGCATTTGTTGATAAGACAAAGCCCTGCTGGGAACTGAACAGAATGATATGCAACAGGGAATCCGGCAAGATGTGCGGTGAGTGCATTGTATTCCTGTCCAAGTCCGCAAAAAAATAA
- a CDS encoding cold-shock protein → MSKGQVKWFNESKGFGFITREDGTDVFVHYSSIQGDGFKSLSEGNMVSFDTETGPKGLKAINVVKL, encoded by the coding sequence ATGTCTAAAGGACAGGTAAAGTGGTTTAATGAGTCAAAAGGATTCGGCTTTATCACGAGAGAAGATGGTACTGACGTTTTCGTACACTATTCTTCTATTCAGGGCGACGGATTCAAGTCACTCAGTGAAGGCAATATGGTCAGTTTCGACACCGAAACAGGACCAAAAGGTCTTAAGGCCATCAATGTCGTAAAACTGTAG
- the rimI gene encoding ribosomal protein S18-alanine N-acetyltransferase has protein sequence MDKLVVRDIREEDIPAIWEMEQVSFTSPYTRDFFLDQIYTKHAAGKVAVFEGKVIGYICATFRFHESHILTLAVHPDFRRRNVATALMNEVMAALRAKGCVFLYLKVRVSNTSAQKFYESFGFTAETIRKKYYGNPDEDALLMMGRL, from the coding sequence ATGGATAAGCTGGTTGTGCGCGATATCCGGGAAGAAGATATCCCTGCAATATGGGAGATGGAGCAGGTCTCATTCACTTCGCCGTATACAAGGGATTTTTTTCTCGATCAGATTTATACCAAACATGCAGCGGGAAAGGTTGCGGTCTTCGAGGGAAAGGTTATCGGGTACATTTGTGCGACCTTCCGGTTTCACGAATCCCATATCCTCACGCTTGCCGTACATCCGGATTTCAGGAGGAGAAATGTCGCGACTGCCCTCATGAATGAAGTCATGGCGGCATTAAGAGCAAAAGGCTGCGTTTTTCTGTATCTCAAAGTAAGGGTTTCCAACACGTCTGCACAAAAATTTTATGAATCTTTTGGTTTTACCGCCGAGACCATAAGAAAAAAATATTATGGAAATCCGGATGAGGATGCACTGCTCATGATGGGAAGGCTCTGA